A region from the Triticum aestivum cultivar Chinese Spring chromosome 3D, IWGSC CS RefSeq v2.1, whole genome shotgun sequence genome encodes:
- the LOC123074590 gene encoding protein trichome birefringence-like 21: MVLLIKLLFVPATVFLSALIILSYFTSAPYLSYSNLPYYGSYFSRIPKCDISQGEWVPDADTPPHYTNETCSYIQEHQNCMKYGRPDSEFLRWRWQPSRCDLPRFDADKFFRLVGNKTLAFVGDSLARNHMQSLLCLLSKVASPTEVTERTDPVKIMHYERYNFTLKIIWSPFLVRTEEPDNNSGVFKLYLDEPDDRWFSGVAGFDYVILSGANWFTRQSMFYERGQLVGGSFVALNITSNLTLRYSHRMAFRTALRAINDHGSVKAKVIVRTLSPMSHFEGGSWDKGGDCRRTQPYRSNETTMGDLDLDFYTGQVEEFREAEKAAAVAGVDMVLMDTTGAMLLRPDGHPSRYGHWPEEKRVLSNDCIHWCLPGPVDAWNDMLLQIMSD, translated from the exons ATGGTTCTGCTCATCAAGCTTCTCTTCGTCCCCGCCACCGTGTTCCTCTCGGCGCTCATCATTTTGTCCTACTTCACCAGCGCGCCGTACCTGAGCTACTCCAACCTCCCCTACTACGGGTCCTACTTCTCGCGGATCCCCAAGTGCGACATCTCCCAGGGCGAGTGGGTCCCGGACGCGGACACGCCGCCGCACTACACCAACGAAACGTGCTCCTACATCCAGGAGCACCAGAACTGCATGAAGTACGGCCGGCCGGACTCAGAGTTCCTGAGGTGGCGGTGGCAGCCGAGCCGGTGCGACCTCCCGCGGTTTGACGCCGACAAGTTCTTCCGGCTCGTCGGGAACAAGACGCTCGCGTTCGTAGGGGACTCACTCGCCAGGAACCACATGCAGTCCCTACTCTGCCTCTTGTCCAAG GTGGCGTCGCCGACGGAGGTGACGGAGAGGACGGACCCCGTCAAGATAATGCACTACGAGCGCTACAACTTCACCCTAAAAATCATCTGGTCCCCTTTCCTGGTGAGGACGGAGGAACCGGACAACAACTCTGGCGTGTTCAAGCTCTACCTCGACGAGCCCGACGACAGGTGGTTCTCCGGCGTGGCCGGGTTCGACTACGTGATCCTCTCGGGGGCCAACTGGTTCACGCGCCAGTCCATGTTCTACGAGAGGGGGCAGCTCGTCGGCGGCAGCTTCGTCGCGCTCAACATCACCAGCAACCTCACGCTGCGCTACTCCCACCGGATGGCGTTCCGGACAGCGCTTCGGGCCATCAACGATCACGGCAGCGTGAAGGCGAAAGTCATCGTGCGGACGCTGTCGCCGATGTCTCACTTCGAGGGAGGGTCGTGGGACAAGGGCGGGGACTGCCGCCGGACGCAGCCGTACCGGAGCAACGAGACGACGATGGGTGACCTGGACCTCGACTTCTACACGGGGCAGGTGGAGGAGTTCAGGGAGGCGGAGAAAGCGGCCGCGGTGGCGGGAGTGGACATGGTGCTCATGGACACAACGGGCGCCATGCTGCTGCGGCCGGACGGACACCCGAGCAGATACGGGCACTGGCCGGAAGAGAAGCGGGTACTCTCCAACGACTGCATCCACTGGTGTCTGCCCGGGCCGGTCGATGCCTGGAACGACATGTTGCTTCAAATCATGTCAGACTAG